CGGGCTGCGATATTTTTGTATTGCCATCTCTAAAAGAAGGGCTTGGGATTTCCCTTTTAGAAGCTATGGCCTCGAAGGTGCCCTGTATAGCTTCAAAGGTTGGAGGCATACCGGAGGTACTGGGCGAAGGTATGGGAGGCATACTGGTGAAACCTGGCGACTATATGGAACTTTATGCCGCTATGAGGTATCTATTAAACAATAGGGATAAATCTGTAGAGCTGGCGGAAAAAGGGTATAATCTGGCCAAGAACGGGTTTAGGTCTGCTGATATGATAAAGGATTTAGAGTCTGTTTATTTAAGTACAGGATTGATGTGATGTATTTAACTATATTAGACTTTATGGGTGAAATTGATTCTACCTTGTACTATAATTGTGTGTGGTGATCAAAATGGGGAAAATATTGGAACTCCTGGCACCAGCCGGGAATTTTGATGCCCTCAAAGCTGTCATTGATAATGGAGCTGATGCAGTTTATCTGGGTGGTAAAAGGTTTAATATGAGGATGCACAGAAAGGACATGAACTTTGACGATGAGGATTTGGAGATGGCTGTATCCTACGCTCACAGTAATGGGGTGAGGATATATGTTACGTTAAACAACCTGTATAACCAGCGTGAGATTGAAGATGTTGCTGTATACCTTGAGTATTTAAAGGCTGTTGCACCTGATGCCTTGATAGTACAGGACCTTTCTGCTTTAAAGCTCCTCAGGGATATGGATATTAATATACAGGTACATGCCAGCGTTATGATGAATGTGCACAACAGGGAGACTGCAATGACCTTAAAAGAACTTGGCGTTACAAGATTTGTTGCCTGCAGGGAGATGGATTTAAAGACGCTAAAGAAGATTAAAGAGGATGTCGGTATAGAGATAGAATATTTCATTCATGGAGACATGTGCTATGCGGAAAGTGGCCAGTGCCTCACATCAGGCATAGTCTTGGGTAAGAGCAGTAACAGAGGACAGTGCTTGAAACCATGCAGATGGGCATATGGACTTTATAGAGATAACAGGCTTATACGCGATGGGTATCTTTTGGCGGTAAAGGATATGTGTATGCTCCCTCATATACCACAGCTGGCTGAGGCCGAGGTGGATTCTTTAAAAGTGGAGGGAAGGATGAGGGGAGCCGAATACATAGGTGAGATCATTGGTATATACAGGAGAGCAATTGATAGCTACATGAAGGACCCTGCAGGATGGGCCCTTGATATGGAAGACTACAAAAGATTATACGATAAGAGGGCGAGGGAATTTAGCACGGCCTTTGCCTTTGGCAATCCAGGGCCATCTTATGTAGATGAGACCGGTAGGAGGGAGCCTAAAATATTTACAAGGTCTGCCAGGGAACACCATATAGAGGTTGGCGAGGCTTCGCCGTTTGAGTGTGGAAAGGATATGTCAATCCCCAAGCTTGCGGTGAGGGTTAGGGATGTGGATTCAGCCATGGCAGCTATAGAGGCAGGAGCTGAAAGGATTATCATAGGCGGGGAGGCGTTTTGTCCGGCCAGGCCGTTTAAAAAGCAGGATATAAAAGGACTTATTGAGGATAGTGATAGATACGGTGTGGAGATAGGCCTGGCCATGCCACGCATAACCATGAATAGGGAAATTCTGGAATACAGAGAGCTTTTAAGGTATCTTAAGGACACCCCGCCAGACGTTGTCTACGTGTCAAACCTGGGTTCATACAGGTTGGTAAGAGAAGAGGCTGACTGGTCTGTATGTGCTGACTATTCCTTTAATATCATGAATGACATAACCATTTCGCTTTTAAAAGAGCTTGGGTTTGGCCAGGCCACCCTGTCCTTAGAGGCGACCTTTGCAGAACTAAAAGAAATAAAACCCATCATTCCTTTAGAACTTATTGTCCAGGGCCCCATAGAGGGGATGGTATCCGACAACTGCCTGCTGGGTAGCCCATACTCATGTGACAAAGGGTGCAGAGATGGTGGGTTCTACCTTAAGGATGAGACAGGAGGACTTAGGAGGGTGGGGGTTGACCAGTACTGCAGAAACCACATCTTTCTTGAGGCGGAGCTCTGCCTGCTGCCATACCTTAAAGATGTCTTAAGCCTTCCTCTTGCCAGTATAAGGGTGGAGGGCAGGCTCTATAATGCAGACCAGGTTGAAACAGTTGTAGGTTTGTACAGGAAAAGCATTGATAGTATATGCAATGGTGGCGAGTTTGACTGGAATGACTTCAAGCTGTTAAGAGAAGCAGCAGGTTTCAACCAGGGCCTTGGCATTTTCAGGTTTGATGAGATTAAAAAGAGGGGGAATAGGAGTGCCGAATTATATAGGACCTGATAGGATTATTGAAAAGAAACAGAGGTATATGATACCATGTCTTTACCATTTCTATGAGAGGCCCATGCAGATAGTAAAAGGTGAGATGCAGTTTCTTTATGACAGTGAGGGCAATAAATACCTTGACTTTTATTCCGGGGTGTCCACCATAAACTGCGGACACTGCAACCCTGCAATAACAGAGAGGGTATGCGAGCAGGTAAAGACACTACAGCACGTGTCGTCCATCTACCTGACCCAACCGGTAGTGGACGTTGCCGAGAGACTGGCCGAGATTGCACCTGGCAAACTAAAAAGGAGTTTTTTTGTAAACAGCGGCAGTGAAGCCAACGAGGGGGCAATCCTTCTGGCTAAGGTATACACCCATGACAGTGAGGTGCTGGCCTTAAGGAACAGCCTTCACGGCAGGACGCAGCTTACCATTAGCCTTACGGGTCTTTCTTTCTGGAGGACAGAGCCGAACCCGGTAGGTGGAATAAGCTTTGTGCCAAACCCTTACTGCTACAGGTGTCCGCTAAACCTCAAATACCCTGACTGTGATATTGCCTGTGCCCAAGAGGTGGAGAGGGTCATAGAGACATCCACATCAAGGAACGTGGCTGCCTTTATTGTAGAACCCATTCAAGGGAATGGAGGGATAATCACCCCACCACCTGAGTATTTCAAAGAGGTAAAGAGAATACTGGATAAGTATGGAATACTCCTTATAGCCGATGAAGTCCAGACAGGATTTGGAAGAACTGGGAAAATGTTCTGCATGGAACATTTCGGGGTGTCTCCAGATATTATGAGTGTGGCCAAGGCCCTTGGCAACGGTATGCCCATAGGAGCCTTTATAACTACCGATGAAATTGCAGAATGCTTTACCAGGCCAGGCTCATCCACACTGGGGGGCAACCCCGTCTCCATGGCGGCAGCCCTGGCGACCTTAGACTACATCGAAGAAAATGACCTGCCCGGCAGGGCGGCCAGGCTTGGGGACTATTTGAGAAGCAGGCTCATAGAGCTTAAAAATAAGCACAGGATTATAGGAGATGTAAGGGGCCTTGGCCTTATGCAGGGTGCAGAACTGGTGCATGAGGACAGGAGCCCTGCAGTAAAGGAGATAGATATAATCCTTGAAAAGCTTAAGGATAGGGGCGTACTTCTGGGCAAGGTTGGTGAGTTTAGGAATGTGCTGGCTTTCCAGCCACCGCTTATTATAGAAAAAGAGGATATCGACCAGGTCATCGAGACGTTAAATGAGGTATTGGTAGAAATGGAGTAGAGAAACAGGCATCATTACGGTGCCTGTTTCTCTATATATGCTCTTTTTCTTTTGATTTGTTCGCTGAGTATGGCTTTTAATATTTTATCACGGGTATTGGTGTTTATAGAGACAAATTCAAGGGTATAGCGATTGACACCGTTATCATGTATGATATTTTTTATAAATCCATATACAGGGATAACTTCGGAATCGGGGAGCTGTATCCCTACAGCCAGACCCTTATATATTGGAAGCATATAAGGCGACTCGAATTCTATATGATTTCCTGAAATGGCTTTGATATTAATTGTTTCTGTAGAGTTTTCGTTTTTAATAAAACCATTAAGTTCCCACAAAATTTTATAGAAATATTCTTTTTCTATTGCCTCTAACTTTTTAAAGATGAGTCGTTTATACCCGATACCGGATATTTCCTTTATCATATACTCGAAGAAGTTCTGTCTATCATTGAAAGCCACCTGTATCTCCATTATATCTTTTGACAGGCTATCTACTTGGAAATCCTGAAATAATAAAATATAATCTTGG
The nucleotide sequence above comes from Calorimonas adulescens. Encoded proteins:
- a CDS encoding peptidase U32 family protein, with the translated sequence MGKILELLAPAGNFDALKAVIDNGADAVYLGGKRFNMRMHRKDMNFDDEDLEMAVSYAHSNGVRIYVTLNNLYNQREIEDVAVYLEYLKAVAPDALIVQDLSALKLLRDMDINIQVHASVMMNVHNRETAMTLKELGVTRFVACREMDLKTLKKIKEDVGIEIEYFIHGDMCYAESGQCLTSGIVLGKSSNRGQCLKPCRWAYGLYRDNRLIRDGYLLAVKDMCMLPHIPQLAEAEVDSLKVEGRMRGAEYIGEIIGIYRRAIDSYMKDPAGWALDMEDYKRLYDKRAREFSTAFAFGNPGPSYVDETGRREPKIFTRSAREHHIEVGEASPFECGKDMSIPKLAVRVRDVDSAMAAIEAGAERIIIGGEAFCPARPFKKQDIKGLIEDSDRYGVEIGLAMPRITMNREILEYRELLRYLKDTPPDVVYVSNLGSYRLVREEADWSVCADYSFNIMNDITISLLKELGFGQATLSLEATFAELKEIKPIIPLELIVQGPIEGMVSDNCLLGSPYSCDKGCRDGGFYLKDETGGLRRVGVDQYCRNHIFLEAELCLLPYLKDVLSLPLASIRVEGRLYNADQVETVVGLYRKSIDSICNGGEFDWNDFKLLREAAGFNQGLGIFRFDEIKKRGNRSAELYRT
- a CDS encoding aspartate aminotransferase family protein, whose translation is MPNYIGPDRIIEKKQRYMIPCLYHFYERPMQIVKGEMQFLYDSEGNKYLDFYSGVSTINCGHCNPAITERVCEQVKTLQHVSSIYLTQPVVDVAERLAEIAPGKLKRSFFVNSGSEANEGAILLAKVYTHDSEVLALRNSLHGRTQLTISLTGLSFWRTEPNPVGGISFVPNPYCYRCPLNLKYPDCDIACAQEVERVIETSTSRNVAAFIVEPIQGNGGIITPPPEYFKEVKRILDKYGILLIADEVQTGFGRTGKMFCMEHFGVSPDIMSVAKALGNGMPIGAFITTDEIAECFTRPGSSTLGGNPVSMAAALATLDYIEENDLPGRAARLGDYLRSRLIELKNKHRIIGDVRGLGLMQGAELVHEDRSPAVKEIDIILEKLKDRGVLLGKVGEFRNVLAFQPPLIIEKEDIDQVIETLNEVLVEME